The DNA segment ATCAATTCAGGGTCACCGATCTCCACACCTAGATCACCACGGGCGACCATGATGACATCTGAAGCGAGAATTATGTCATCTATGCTTTCTGCATTTGCAACCGTTTCGGCTCTTTCAACTTTAGCGACTAATTTCGCTTCCAATCCTGCATCACGGGCAAGCCTTCTCGCGTATCTCATATCTTCCCCATTACGCGGGAATGAGATAGCGAGATAATCGACTTTTATTTTAGCCGCGGTCAAAATATCTTGTTTGTCTTTTTCAGTAAGCGCTTCTGCAGATAGTCCTCCGCCTTTTTTATTGATCCCTTTGTTGTTTGAAAGCACGCCACCGATGACAACTTCAGTAAACACTTTGTTGCCTTTCACGGATATAACTTTGAGCTGAACTCGACCATCGTCAAGCATTAACAGATCGCCGTTAGAAACATCTTGCGGTAGGTTTTTATAGTCCAAACCAACGGCGTCTTGATCACCCATCCCTGCTTCTAGTTCGCTATCTAAGGTGAATTTCTCCCCAACGACGAGGTCGACTTTGCCATTTTTAAAAGTAGAGACTCGAATTTTAGGGCCTTGTAAGTCACCAAGAATAGCGATGTGTTGACCTAATTTTGCAGCAATTTCTTTGACCTTTTTTGCTCTTTTAATGTGGTCATGAGCACTGCCATGTGAAAAATTCATGCGGACAACGTTTGCACCAGCTTTGATGATTTCTTCGAGGACATTGTCTTTATCTGTGGCAGGACCAAGTGTGGTAACAATTTTTGTTCTTCTAAGCATTTCTACCATTTTTTATCTCCGTTACTGACTTTACCCTTTGAGTATATGATATGAATCTAAGGCGAGAAAAAAGAATTGTTCTATTGGGGTGTAGTTATCATTTAGGGTAAAGTGTTTTGACAGCGTTGGAATCCTGTCCTGGATCAATTATTTCGGTGTTTGAAATATAAATTTCTCTCTATTTATGAACTAAATACGATTTGTGCGTGATACTGGTCACGGCGATTTGCTAAGGCGCTTCACAATTACTTCGCAAAGTAAAAAAATCACCCTAACAGTGTTATTTTGGAGTTTCAGATGTACATGGCTCAACCAGGCCATATTGATCATATCAAACAGTTCAATGCTGGTCGTGTGTATAAATTAATTGATGAGCTTGGCCCAATCTCTCGTATCGATCTGTCGAAAACGAGTTCTTTGGCGCCGGCAAGTATCACAAAAATTACTCGTGAGCTTATCGATGCACATCTTATTCATGAAACTACGGTTCAGGAAGCGACGAGTCGTGGGCGGCCTGCTGTCGGTTTACAAACTAACAATGAGGGTTGGCAGTTTCTCTCTATGAGATTAGGTCGTGGATATTTAACTATCGCACTGCATGAGTTAGGTGGTTCGGTTTTAGTTGATACAAAAATAGATATTCATGAAGTAGAACAAGATGATCTACTCGCACGTCTTCTCCATGAAACGGAGGAATTTTTTCAGACCTATGCCGATCAGTTAAATAGAGTAACCAGTATTTCAGTAACGCTGCCGGGTTTGGTTAACTCTGAGCACGGTATTGTGATTCAAATGCCACACTACAATGTCGCCAATTTGCCTTTGGGCCCAGAAATGTACAAGGCGACAGGTTTGCCTGTCTTTATTGCCAATGATACGCACGCATGGGCACTTGCTGAGAAACTGTTTGGGAACTCTCAGGTAAACGATAGTTCTGTGTTGATTTCGATTCATCACGGTGTTGGCGCGGGTATTGTGCTAGATGGTCGAGTACTTCAGGGTAAAAATGGTAATATTGGTGATCTTGGGCATATTCAGATAGATCCCGCTGGTAAGCGTTGTCATTGTGGTAACTATGGCTGCCTTGAAACGGTCGCGAGTTCTAAGGCAATTAGAGAAGAAGTCACAATGCGTCTTGAACAGGGAGAAGTCTCCTCTATTGATGCTGCCAACCCCACTATCGAAGCGATCTGTTCTGCCGCCGCGGCGGGTGATCCTCTCGCGGTGGAGGTGATTGAAAAGCTAGGTTATTATTTGGGGTCAGCGATCGCTATCATGATCAATCTGTTTAACCCTGAAAAAATACTCATTGGCGGTGCCATTAACCGTGCTAAATCTATTCTTTATCCTGCTATAGAGTCTTCGATTAAGAAGCAAAGTTTAGCCGTTTATCATCGAAATGTAGATATAGTCGAGAGTCGCTTTCTCAAGCAAGCCACTATGCCTGGCGCCGCGTTAATTAAACAGGCTATGTATGATGGAGAGTTATTAATGAAGGTCGTGGAGGGCTGATTTTTGGTACATGTTATGTATTGAAAATTGATATTAATCAGTTGTCTCATGTTTTCGTGGTGTGTCTATGGATACTGGATAGGTTTATCCGATGTTGTATAGTATAAATAACGGTATCGTAATTTTTTGTTTCTAAGTGTGAATTAGAACTTAATTCCAATCTCTGTGAGAAAGTTGTATGTCTGGAGTATTAAGTAGCGTTGATCAAAGAACGAACTTGGTGGGTGAAAACCGACTTGAGTTGTTGTTGTTTAAACTGAGCAATCGCCAACTGTTTGCGATCAATGTGTTTAAGGTTAAAGAAATACTAAAAGTGCCTGTTGTAACTAAATTGCCAGGCTCTCACCCAAATGTCATTGGTGTGGCTTCTTTACGTGGAGAGTCAGTACCTATTATTGATCTTCGTGCTGCTATTGGGTACCGACCTATGCACCCAGATGAAGAGCAGAATTTAATTATTACAGAATACAACCGAAGTGTTCAGGGTTTTTTAGTCGGCCAAGTTCGTAATATTGTAAACACAACGTGGACTGATATTGCGCCGCCACCTAAAACAGCTGGTAAATCAAACTACTTAACGGCCATCACCAATATAGAAGACGAAGGCGTACAGAAGATTGTTGAGATCATCGACGTAGAGAAGGTATTGGCTCAGATTATTGATTACGATATTTCTATTTCCGAAGGCGTTCTTGATGAGCGGCTTGCGACTCAAATGGTGGGTAGGAGTGTCCTAGTCGTTGATGATTCATCGACCGCTAGAGGACAAATAAAAGGTACACTTGAACAATTAGGCTTGCATATTATTGAGTGTGGTGATGGTTTAGAGGCCCTGAATTTACTACGCAAGTGGAGTGATGAAGGTATAGACGTTACTGAAAAACTGATGATGATGATTACCGACGCTGAAATGCCAGAAATGGATGGGTATAGATTAACTTACGAAGTACGGAATGACCCACGAATGAAGAATCTATTTGTTACTCTAAATACCTCTTTGAGTGGTAGTTTTAATGATGCAATGGTAGAAAAAGTCGGCTGTGATCGCTTTATCTCTAAATTCCAACCCGATCTTTTGGTGGGTGTGGCCCAAGAGAGAATGAAGCAGATTTTGGACTAGTGTTCTACGGCATTGTTACGCCGGAAATAAACTTAATGGAAATCTCGAGATTGGGTACTAAGCTGTGCGATAGAATCGGTTAAATCAATCAGCTTACCTGCAATAACATGGGTTACTTGCCCATCATGCTCTAGTATCCCTTTTACTTTTAGTATTTTAGCGGTTAGATACGCTTCCTGTTGAGCCCTTGCGGTATTAGACCATACCACTACATTGACATTACCTGTGTCATCTTCCAAAGTGAAAAATGTTACACCTGCCGCGGTCCCAGGAGATTGTCGGCCCGTAACAATCCCTGCTACCGTCACCAGTGATTTGTGTGGCTGATTTAACAATTCTACCTGCCGCGTAAATGGACCTAATATTCCTTTTTCTTCCAACAAGGTTATAGGGTGTTTTGCGAGCGATACGCCTGTTGCAGCATAGTCTTCAGTTAATGTTTCAAATTCATTCTCTTGGTATTGGAACGCATTGTTGTCGGTAGAGTTTTGTCGAAAAAGAGGGTAATCCTGTACTGAATCCATTACGGCCCAGCGGGTTGCATATCGGTCTCCTGAAAGTGCTTTTAAGGCATCAGCAGACGCTAAGGCTTCGATATCCTTTTTGTTCAAACCGATGCTTTTGAGTTGCCCACTACTGCTATACCCATTTTCTGGACGATTATTGATAAGTTGTTTGGCCCCTTTTTCTGAAAGCCCTCGAACAAGGCGAAACCCTAGGCGTAAGGCGTAACCTTGGTTGTTTCGTTGATCGTTAGGCACCATGATGTGGTCGTATTTTGAATGATTCACTGATACCGGTAGAACGGAAATATTATGTCGTCGGGCGTCTTGAATAAGCTGAGATGGGCTATAAAATCCCATCGGTAAGCTGTTTAAAATAGAGGTGTAAAAGGCTTCAGGATAATAATATTTTAGCCATGCAGAGCAGTAGGCTAATATTGCAAAAGAGGCAGAATGACTCTCAGGAAAACCATATTCACCAAAGCCGCATATTTGATTAAAGATGCGCTGTGCAAACTCAGCGTCATAACCTCTTTCTAACATGCCATTGATAAGCTTATCCTTGAACTTAAACACATGACCATTTTTTTTCCATGCGGCCATCGCTCGTCGTAGTTGGTCGGCCTCTCCTCCTGTAAAACCCGCTGCCACCATGGCTAACTTAATGACTTGTTCTTGAAATATGGGGACGCCCATCGTGCGATGTAGAACGTCACGAACGGCTTCCGAAGGGTAAGTGATAGGCTCTTTACCATCTCGCCGCTTTAGGAACGGGTGAACCATGTCGCCTTGAATAGGTCCAGGACGAACAATAGCTATTTGAATAACAAGATCGTAATAACACCTCGGTTTCAAACGCGGTAGCATGCTCATTTGAGCTCGAGATTCAATCTGAAATACACCCACGGTATCTGCTTTTTGTAGCATGGCGTAGACTTTGTCATCATCTTGCATGCGACTGATATCCGGGATAGTTAACGTACGTTGTTCATGTTTTTGTATGAGATCGAAGCATTTTCTAATCGCGCTGAGCATACCAAGAGCAAGTACATCGACTTTTAATAATTTGAGCGTTTCTAAATCATCTTTGTCCCATTGGATCACTGTTCTTTCGGGCATAGAGGCATTTTCGATTGGAACCAGTTCATATAGAGGGCCAGAAGAGATAACAAAGCCACCAACATGTTGAGATAGATGACGTGGAAACCCCATGATCTCATTAACCAGTTGTATAAATTGTTGGCCTTTTAGCGAGTCGGGTTTTAGGCCTAATTCGGTGAGCTGGGCTTGCCAATCGAGGGTGCGATCACGTCGATTGGTGTTCTTTATAAAAAAGTCCAACTGAGTTTCTGAAATGCCTAACGCCTTACCGACGTCTCGAACTGCGCTTTTGTATCGATAACTGATCACCGTTGCGGC comes from the Vibrio sp. DW001 genome and includes:
- a CDS encoding chemotaxis protein CheV; this encodes MSGVLSSVDQRTNLVGENRLELLLFKLSNRQLFAINVFKVKEILKVPVVTKLPGSHPNVIGVASLRGESVPIIDLRAAIGYRPMHPDEEQNLIITEYNRSVQGFLVGQVRNIVNTTWTDIAPPPKTAGKSNYLTAITNIEDEGVQKIVEIIDVEKVLAQIIDYDISISEGVLDERLATQMVGRSVLVVDDSSTARGQIKGTLEQLGLHIIECGDGLEALNLLRKWSDEGIDVTEKLMMMITDAEMPEMDGYRLTYEVRNDPRMKNLFVTLNTSLSGSFNDAMVEKVGCDRFISKFQPDLLVGVAQERMKQILD
- the pyk gene encoding pyruvate kinase, whose translation is MVEMLRRTKIVTTLGPATDKDNVLEEIIKAGANVVRMNFSHGSAHDHIKRAKKVKEIAAKLGQHIAILGDLQGPKIRVSTFKNGKVDLVVGEKFTLDSELEAGMGDQDAVGLDYKNLPQDVSNGDLLMLDDGRVQLKVISVKGNKVFTEVVIGGVLSNNKGINKKGGGLSAEALTEKDKQDILTAAKIKVDYLAISFPRNGEDMRYARRLARDAGLEAKLVAKVERAETVANAESIDDIILASDVIMVARGDLGVEIGDPELIGVQKQLIKRTRSLNRTVITATQMMESMIVNSMPTRAEVMDVANAVLDGTDAVMLSGETAVGAHPVETVISMASVCVGAEKMPSLSTSSYRIDKTFQATEEAIAMATMYSANHLEGVKAMISLTESGKTPLMMSRLSSGLPIFALSRNESTLNKSSLYRGVTPVYFDSHADAGISSAQEAINTLKNKGYVHSGDIVIITQGDVMDIIGSTNCMRIITVQ
- a CDS encoding error-prone DNA polymerase, which encodes MTPHSLNYAELFCQSNFSFLTGASHPEELVLQADFLRYSAIAITDECSVAGVVRAFRTIEEKKLKVRLIIGSMFWLNSECQIVLLSPTREAYAELCRVITNARRRAEKGKYNLSEWDIMSLKYCYILWLPRQKHCDQYWGDWLVKHHQERMWLGLQRHLKSTDKCYLDHCKQLAGLFNIPITACGGVLMHSATRLPLQHTLTAIRENSAITGIKQHLISNTEQSLRPMDKLQIIFESSWLQASHKLAQQCTFTMKELCYQYPAELIPIGHTPMSYLRELVENGKQIRFPNGVPTEVQATIDKELILIEELKYPFYFLTIHDIVMFAKSQRILYQGRGSAANSVVCYCLEITAVDPRQISVLFERFISKERDEPPDIDVDFEHERREEVIQYIYKKYGRERAALAATVISYRYKSAVRDVGKALGISETQLDFFIKNTNRRDRTLDWQAQLTELGLKPDSLKGQQFIQLVNEIMGFPRHLSQHVGGFVISSGPLYELVPIENASMPERTVIQWDKDDLETLKLLKVDVLALGMLSAIRKCFDLIQKHEQRTLTIPDISRMQDDDKVYAMLQKADTVGVFQIESRAQMSMLPRLKPRCYYDLVIQIAIVRPGPIQGDMVHPFLKRRDGKEPITYPSEAVRDVLHRTMGVPIFQEQVIKLAMVAAGFTGGEADQLRRAMAAWKKNGHVFKFKDKLINGMLERGYDAEFAQRIFNQICGFGEYGFPESHSASFAILAYCSAWLKYYYPEAFYTSILNSLPMGFYSPSQLIQDARRHNISVLPVSVNHSKYDHIMVPNDQRNNQGYALRLGFRLVRGLSEKGAKQLINNRPENGYSSSGQLKSIGLNKKDIEALASADALKALSGDRYATRWAVMDSVQDYPLFRQNSTDNNAFQYQENEFETLTEDYAATGVSLAKHPITLLEEKGILGPFTRQVELLNQPHKSLVTVAGIVTGRQSPGTAAGVTFFTLEDDTGNVNVVVWSNTARAQQEAYLTAKILKVKGILEHDGQVTHVIAGKLIDLTDSIAQLSTQSRDFH
- a CDS encoding ROK family protein, which produces MYMAQPGHIDHIKQFNAGRVYKLIDELGPISRIDLSKTSSLAPASITKITRELIDAHLIHETTVQEATSRGRPAVGLQTNNEGWQFLSMRLGRGYLTIALHELGGSVLVDTKIDIHEVEQDDLLARLLHETEEFFQTYADQLNRVTSISVTLPGLVNSEHGIVIQMPHYNVANLPLGPEMYKATGLPVFIANDTHAWALAEKLFGNSQVNDSSVLISIHHGVGAGIVLDGRVLQGKNGNIGDLGHIQIDPAGKRCHCGNYGCLETVASSKAIREEVTMRLEQGEVSSIDAANPTIEAICSAAAAGDPLAVEVIEKLGYYLGSAIAIMINLFNPEKILIGGAINRAKSILYPAIESSIKKQSLAVYHRNVDIVESRFLKQATMPGAALIKQAMYDGELLMKVVEG